The Schistocerca americana isolate TAMUIC-IGC-003095 chromosome 5, iqSchAmer2.1, whole genome shotgun sequence genome includes a window with the following:
- the LOC124616476 gene encoding testis-specific gene A8 protein-like: protein MQSRPARGTTSAAGVARWQPPLTGAPLGGTERHSPVQRRRQAVWPRRGSAPRGRPSAARTEHCCLAAAAAATPAASEAGIMHERPSRSAAPPVRRRLGLPAAAEHTATPAARRSAAVYVSAPWSRLALPTCSTSLHKQLSDKLQTQSNHQTTKLAQSKPNS from the exons ATGCAGAGCCGGCCAGCGAGAGGAACAACCTCGGCTGCGGGCGTGGCGCGCTGGCAGCCGCCGCTGACGGGTG CGCCGCTCGGCGGCACGGAACGGCATTCGCCGGTGCAGCGGAGGCGACAGGCAGTCTGGCCGCGCCGGGGAAGTGCCCCGCGTGGGCGGCCGAGCGCGGCGCGCACCGAGCATTGTTGTCTGGCAGCGGCGgccgccgccacccccgccgcctcCGAGGCCGGAATAATGCATGAGCGGCCGAGCCGGTCCGCTGCCCCGCCGGTGCGCCGACGCCTCGGCCTGCCCGCCGCGGCGGAACACACGGCGACGCCCGCCGCGCGCCGCTCGGCCGCTGTCTACGTGTCTGCTCCGTGGAGCCGCCTTGCGTTACCCACCTGCTCCACGTCGCTACACAAGCAGCTGTCAGACAAGCTACAGACACAATCCAACCATCAAACTACCAAGCTGGCTCAGTCTAAACCCAACAGCTAA